The segment TTACGAATTATAACCAACATATAACCCAATTGACTGTTAGTGCCGCTCTACGTCTTCCGGTTAATAATATAGTCGAAGATCTAGTATCACCTTCTTCCTCTATTTTGGATGGTTCTTCGCGGAATCAATTAGTCTCGCCTGCTCTATAAGTTTTTTATAAGTTATGAAACTCATCAATATATCGTACGAGTTTCAAACCTATTCACTATCAGCTAATTATGGGAAATACTTATATACCTATTTCTCCTACTATCTATTAGATTATGACTGGATATTATGACATTGTTCTCGGACTCATTCCGGTCGCACTGCTCGGTATTACCGCAGCGCTCACGCTCGTCGGTATATCATTGACCACAGCGATCCCTGCCGGCGCATTCGTTTCGATGATGATCATCGGACACGCGATGTTCGTCAATACGCCAGCCGACTCCTCGGACGATACCCAGTCTCCGCGGCCTCCGCTGAACGCGGATTGATCTCTTCGAGTCCTTTATTTCGTTTCGCGTTCGGTTTTCCAGTATGACCGACACGCTGTTTCTCACCAGTTCCGACGTCGCAGACCTCGCAACTCCGGCCGAGTACGTCGACGCCGTCAGAGCGGGATACCGCCAGCGCGGTAACGGCGCACCCGCCAAACCGCGATCGAAATTCTTCCGTTCCGATCCCGGCGGGATGCTCACCAGTTACGCGGCGGTCCTGCCGGAAACGGGTGCGATGGGTGGATACATGTACAGCGCAGGTTTCGGGGCCGAGGACGCCTGGTTCATGACACCGCTTTTCGATGCCACCAGCGGCGCTCCCCTCGCGCTCCTCGACGGCGCGAGTATGAACCCGTTCAAGACCGGTGCCGCGGGTGCCGTCGCCGTCGACGAACTCGCTCGCGAGGACGCCGACGCGCTCGCCGTCATCGGAAGTGGTGCTCAGGCCCGCGGTCAGCTGCGAACCACAGCGACTGTTCGAGCGTTTTCGGACGTGCGCGTCTACTCGCCTACGGCCGACCATCGCGAATCGTTCGCGGCCGACTTCGACGACCAACTCGAGGCCACGGTCCGGGCGGTGGACTCGAGTACGGCGGCGATCACCGGTGCCGACGTCGTGATCACGGCGACGAGAGCGGACGACCCCGTCTTCGACGGCTCGAAACTCGAGGCCGGAACGCACGTGACGGCGATGGGCCAGTACGCACCGGAACGGTGCGAACTCGACACGACGACGATCGAGCGAGCGACGTACGTGCCCGACCTCCGCGAACGGGCGACGTTCGATGCCGGATCGTTTCTGGCTGCGCTCGATGCGGGCGTCGTCACCGAGGACCATATTCATGCCGAACTCGGTGAGATCGTGGCGGGCAACGCGAGGGGACGGACGAGCGACGACGAAATCACGGTGTTCGACAGCGGTGGGACGGGCATCGAAACGGTCGCCGCAGCGTACATGTTATACGAGAAGGCTCGCGCCGAGGGAATCGGGACCGAGATCGCGTTCGAACCGGCGAGTGAGGCGTTGACGGGGAACTGAACCGCAAACGGACTACTCGACTGCCGAACGAAGTATTGAACTATCGACACGATCTCGAGGGCCCGACTCCTCGGTTCCGGTGGCAGTAGTTCTTGACTACCTCTCACTCAATACGGTATTTCCGCACCACCGCGCTCGTTAGCGACCGGAAGTTCAAACGTCTGTTCACCGTACGTTCGTTCAACATGTCCCGCGCGGTGGAACTCGAGTCCACTCTCGAGTCGGCCGAATCGCTGGCGATCGTCTGCCACGACAATCCGGACCCGGACTGTCTCGCCAGCGCGCTGGCTCTCGAAACGGTCGCGAGGGACCTCGGAATCGCGGACGTGACGATCGCCTACGGCGGCGAGATATCCCATCAGCAAAACCGGGCGTTCGTCAATATGCTCGCGATCAGCCTCGAGCCGATCACCGACACTGACGTAGGAGAGTACGACTGTATTGCCTTTGTCGATCACGCCCAGCCAGGCGTCAATTCCGATATTTCAGCAGATACCATCCCGGACGTCATCGTAGACCACCACCCCGGCGAGACGCCGGGGGCGACGTTCGAAGACATCCGAACGGAGTACGGCGCGACGGCGACGATCTTCGTCGAGTACCTCCGTGACCTCGAGATCGAGCTCACGTCACGGCTCGCCTCTGCGCTGCTCTTTGCGCTCCACCGTGAGCGGTTGGACTTCGTCCGTGAACCGACGAGACGGGAGTACGAAGCGGCGCTCTCGGTCTACCCCGACGCCGATCTCGAGGCGCTCGAACAGCTGTACGGGAGCGCGTTTTCACCCGGAACGATCGACGCGATCAGCCGTGCGATCGACTCCAGAGAGCGTCGCGGATCGTCGCTCGTGGCGAACGTCGGTAAGACCTCGGAGACGGACGCTCTTCCACAGGCGGCGGATTATCTCCTCAACTTGGAGGGCGTCGATACCGTCCTCGTCTACGGTGTCGTCGGTTCAGCAATCCGGATGAGCGCGCGGTCGATCGATCCGAGAGTACACATGGGTGAAACGCTCTCCGACGGTTTCGGAGAGCTCTGTACCGTCGGCGGTCATCACGACATGGCCGGCGGCCGGATCGAACTCGGTATCTTCGCGGATGACATGGGTGATGCCGACCAGCTCATCGAGTTCATCGACGGGCGGATAACGCGTCGGTTCTTCGACGCGCTCAATCTCGACGACGAGCGCTGACGGTCGGGACTCGCCTCCGATCGTACCACTGTGTTCGACGACGGTTCCCCTCCCGTCGCCGTCTTACTCGACGTTGATCGAGTGAGATTCGCCCTCGAACTCGAGTTTTGGGAGCTTGATCGTCAGGATTCCGTTGTTGACCGTTGCGCTCACGTCGTCTACGTCGACCGGGTCAGGGAGGCGAACGTGACGGTTGAACGACTGGAGCTCTCGCTCGCGGCGGATGTACATCTCCTCGCCGGCTTCGTGTTCCTCAGTTCGTTCGCGTTCTCCGGTGATAGACAACGTCTCGCCGGTGAGTCGAATGTCGAGGTCGTCCCTGTCGTATCCTGGAACGTCGACGGTGACGATGAACTCCTCGCCTTCGTCCGTCAGATCGAGGTTGGTCGCCTCGCGTCCCATCGAGAGATCGAGACGGCTTCGGTTGTCGATTTCCGTCTCCCACGAGCGAGCAGCCGTCTCGAGCTGGCGGGCCAGTTTGTCGAACAGTTCTGCGAGACCGTCGAACGGGCTGGATCGTCGTGACATGGGTTCTTCTAACACGGATGTTCGCGTGCGAATGCGAAAAAGCCCATTACACGGTAGTTTGACGGTCAGGGTAACAAACAAATCCGACGATAACCCCCATAATATTTGACTCATGCAGGGGAATTTTACATCCAGTCGACGTACCGTCAGCCATGACCGAAGCACTGTTCGTCGTCAGCGAAAACGGATACTGGGGAGAAGAGTGTACCGAGCCCCTCGAGACGCTGTCAGAGGCGGGCGTCGAGATCACGGTCGCAACGCCGTCGGGCGGACCGCCCCAGATCGACGAGCAGTCGATCGATCCCGATCAGGTCGGTGAGGAAACCGCGTCGCACGTTCTCGATGTCCACGAGAGCGACGACCGACTGAACGATCCGATCCCGACCGCTCGTGCCGACGCAGAGCTCTACGACGCGGTCGTCTACCCGGGTGGCCACGGAACCGAGTGGGACGTCAACCAGGACAGTGACGCGCGAAGACTTCTCCGAGAGACGATCGAAGGTGACGGCACGGCGCTCGTCGTCTGTCACGCCGTCGGTATCCTCGCGTTCGCACGCGACAGCCACGGCGCGTTTATCGTCACCGGTCGCGACGTGACCGGCTTCCCGAACGAGTGGGAAGAAGACACCGTGGACGAGGACGGCCGCCTTCCGGACGGTCGAAAGCTCCCCTACTGGGTCGAAGACGAGGTGATCGCCGCCGGCGGTAACTGGGACGCCGAACTCGAAAGCGAAGCGAGCGTCACCGTCGACGGCGATCTCATCACGGCCCGCGGTCCCGAGTCGTCGACTGCGGCGGCAGAAACGCTCCGCGAGAAACTGGATCGCTGAGCGGACGATGACGTCCACTCTCCGGTCGTGCCAGACGGGCCAGTTCACGATGGTCGAATCAGTTCCTTTTTACGCGGCGGCGGGGAATTTCGAGTATGAGCTTCGAGGAAGACGACCGTGTCGTCCTGAACGACGAGCACAGCGAGTTCGACGGCGAAACCGGAACCATCACGCAGACGATGGAATCGATGTTTGGCGACGTCACCTACACCATCAGCTTCGAGGACGGACAGGAAGCCGGCGTTCCCGAGGATTCCCTCGAGGCCGCCGCCGATGACGACGCCGACGAATCCGACGAATAGCGACCAGATCGAGACGACGCCGCACCGTAGATGCCACAGATTCCCCTTCACTACGTCGACCTTCGGACGTTTTGTTACGCCACAGAAGATCAAAAGCGCGTCGAACAGGCGCTTCGAACCTTCCTGCCGGAAGAGTTCGAAATCGACCGCACGGAAAGCGAAGGCCACTACGGCGATCGGATTCTCGTCCTGTCGACGCGTCTCGAGAAGGCTGACGACGTTCGATACGTTCTCTCGCGACTTGCTGACCTCGAGACCTACGAGACGCTGATCGACGAACTCGACGAGCGAGTCACCGAAAACACCGAACTCTTCTTGCGACTGGACAAACAGGCCGCTTTCGAAGGGGACGTTCGCCTCGGTGAGGGGATCACGTTTCGTGGAAAAGTCGAAGCCTATCCCGCAAAGAAAGAACAGGCCGTCGAAAACGCCGAAGAGGTTCTGACGCGACTGCGAGACGAAAAGTGACGAGGCCGTAAAACGAAGAGTAGCAGTTGTCGTCGTGAGTTACTGTCGATCGGTTACCGTGATCGGAACCGTCCATTCCGACTCGTGGCGAGGGTGGCCCCGTGGCCAAGAGCTATTCGGCTACAGGACATACCATCGGTTATGCACCCGATCGCACTCACCGCACGTCCGCTGCAACTCGAGGTTGGCGACCCTCTCGTGATCGTCGGCGCACTGGCCCTCTTTCTCGTCATCGCGACGGTCTGGTCGATGGTCGAGATCGTCGACGCGTACAATCGGGGCGCACTCACCGTCTTCGGTGAGTACCGCAAACTCCTCGAGCCGGGGCTGAACGTCGTCCCGCCGTTCGTCTCCCGGGTCTACACGTTCGATATGCGAACGCAAACGATCGACGTGCCGAGCCAGGAAGCGATCACGCGGGACAACTCCCCGGTCACGGCCGACGCCGTCGTCTACATCAGGGTGATGGACGCCAAACGCGCGTTTCTCGAAGTCGACAACTACCGCCGGGCGGTCTCGAATCTCGCCCAGACCACGCTTCGAGCCGTCATCGGGGATATGGAACTCGACGACACGCTGAGCAGGCGGGAGATGATCAACGAGCGGATCCGTCACGAACTCGACGAACCGACCGACGAATGGGGGATCCGCGTCGAAAGCGTCGAGGTTCGTGAAGTGACGCCCTCCCGTGACGTCAAGGGAGCGATGGAGAAACAGACCTCCGCTGAACGGAAACGCCGCGCGATGATCCTGGAGGCACAGGGTGAACGCCGCAGCGCCGTCGAGAAGGCAGAAGGTGACAAGCAATCTAACATCATTCGCGCACAGGGTGAAAAACAGAGCCAGATCCTCGAGGCGCAGGGTGACGCCATTTCGACCGTCCTGCGCGCTCGCTCGGCCGAATCGATGGGCGAACGCGCGGTCATCGACAAGGGAATGGACGCGCTGACCGATATCGGGCAGAGCGAGTCGACGACGTTCGTGTTGCCACAGGAACTGTCATCGATGGTCGGTCGCTACGGTAAACACCTCTCCGGCAGCGACGTTCAGGCGGACGGGACCGATCTCGAGAGCCTCGAGTTCGACGAGGAGACTCGCGAACTGATCGGGCTCGACGATATCTCCGAGATGATCGGTGAGATCGAGGACGCCGACGTCGACGTCGAGGCCATGGAAGCCGAAGCTCAGGCGATCAAAGAAGGCGAGGACGTGTCCGACTCCCCGGACGATACGGTCGGTACGAACCGGTAGGTTTGTCGTCTGGGGTAGCGGCCGTCGAGCGTCGCGTTTTTCCCCTCCGGTCGAGTGCGTTCAGCTATGCAGGTACACGTCGTCGGTGACGATCCGGTCCGCGAGGCCGTCGTCGCCGCGCTGGGAGACGTCGATGTCGACATCACTGACGGCACGCCAGACGACCTCGTCGAGGCCAGATTCGCGGTCGTCAGCGACGTCGCCGGCTCGAGTACGTTCGAGCGGGCAAACGAGGCTGCACGCGCCGGTGGAACGCCGTGGATCGCCGTCGAGATCGGCGGCGTCGGCGGTCAGCCGATCTCGACGGTCGATGCCGCTATCACTGGGTTTGCTCCTCGAAGCGGTTGTTTCGAGTGTCTGTCCGCGCGCGTCGCCGCGAACGATCCGGAGTCCACAGAGCGGCCGTCGGCCGATCGATCGACAGCCCGTCTCGCCGGTGCGCTCGCGGGACGGGAGTGCGTGGGCGTCCTCTCCGGCGACGAGCGATCGGTGATCGGCCACGTCGTCGAACTTCCGTACAGACGCCGCCGAATCCTTCCCGTTCCGAGATGTGACTGTGATGAAGACGGCCGGGATCGGGAACTCGAGCGCGACGACGAGGTGCTCGATCTCGAAACGGCGGTCGAGCACGTCGAGACGGCCATCGACGACCGGGTCGGCATCGTGTCCAGTATCGGTGAGATCGAGTCCTTTCCAGCGCCGTACTACCTGGCGACGAACGCGGATACGAGCGGGCTCAGCGACGCGAGTGCCCCGACACAGGCCGCGGGCGTCGCTGACGACTGGAACGCCGCGCTGATGAAGGCCGTGGGCGAGGGTCTCGAACGCTACTGTGGTGGCGTCTACCGCGACTCCGAGTTCGTCCACGCGAGCGAACGGGACCTCGAGAGCGTGATCTCGCCGTCCGCGCTCGTCCGTCCAGACGACGCGCCAGCGTACGACCCGGATGCGGAGCATCGGTGGGTTCCGAGCGAAAACCTCCTGACGGGCGAATCGGTTCACCTTCCCGCCGCAGCGGTTCAGTTCCCTCAGCCGGGCGACCGGCTCGTTCCGGCGATCACGACCGGACTCGGACTCGGATCCTCGAGCGTCGGTGCGCTCCTGTCGGGCCTGACAGAGGTCGTCGAACGCGACGCGACGATGCTCGCGTGGTACTCGACGTTCGATCCGCTCGGGCTCGAAGTCGACGACCCCACGTTCGACACGCTCGAGCGCCGGGCACGAAGTGAGGGGCTGACTGTAACGCCGTTGCTCGTCACACAGGACATCGACCTCCCGGTCGTCGCGGTCGCCGTCCACCGGGATCCGTCCGAAAGCGCCCCCGACGAAATCGGTTCGAGCGACGACGCCTGGCCAGCGTTCGCGGTCGGCTCGGCGGCGGATCTCGACGGGACGAGCGCAGCGACGGCGGCGCTCGAAGAAGCGATACAGAACTGGATGGAGCTACGAAACCTCGGACCGGACGACGCGGACGACGCCTCCGGTGCGATCGGTACGTATGCCTCCTATCCTGCGGGGGCTCGTTCGTTCGTCGACACGGACCGGACGATTTCTGCGGACGAGGTCGGCCCCGACCCCACCCCGACCGGCGTGGAGGCACTCGAGGCGGTCGTCGAGCGAGTGAACGACGTCGGGCTGACGCCGTATGCGGCCCGGCTGACGACTCGCGACGTGGAGGCGATCGGCTTCGAAGCCGTCCGTGTCGTCGTCCCCGGCGCACAACCGCTCTTTACCGGCGAGGCCTTCTTCGGTGAGCGAGCGCGATCAGTCCCGGAAACGATGGGCTTCGAGACACGGCTCGAGCGGCCGTTCCATCCCTATCCATGACCGACGACCCGCGCGGCGGTCAGGGTTCAGGCGGTTTGCTGGTTTCGCTTCGGGGATCCATCCCTCACTCGTCTGCTTCTGATCCGTTCGTCCCTGGATCGTCTGAATCGGCCGTATCGTCCTCAACATCCTCCTCGTCTGGAGGAGTGGGGGTTTCGTTTGCCGCGCCGTCGACGTCCCCTCGGTGGACGTCGAGAACGAGGTCGTCGTCGTAGATCCAGATCAGGACGAGTTCGGTTTCGGGGGTGATCGTCACCTCCCGGACGTCCGCCTGTTCCTCGCCGTCGGCACCGAACTTGACGACGCGAAGGCTCTGGCGAGTCGCCTCGAGGTGCGGGGGGATGACGCTGTCTCCGCCGGTCACCGAGTAGCCTTCGTCGTAGGTCTGGCGGTTCGTTTCGTGTTCGTAGGCCTGAAGTTGAACGTTGTAGTACTGGTCCGCTTCGCTGTAGATCTCGATCGGAACGATGCCCTGGACGCCCCCCTCGAAGTGGTCTTGGACACCTTCGAGACAGCCTGCGAAGGAGATCGCTACGAGGGCGCCTGCTGACTGGAGTACTCTCCGGCGGTTCACACGCGCTGCTCGGTGCTCGATGAACGTATGCGTTACCGATTCGATCCTCTCCGTTATAACCGACCCGCACGTAGCTGCAGAGGATGCCTGAAGACGAGATGATCGGTGATCCGATCGACATTCTGCTGGTCGAGCCAAACCCCGGTGACACCCGTCTTTTTACGGAAACGTTCGAGGAAGCGAAAGTGATGAACGCGGT is part of the Natrarchaeobius halalkaliphilus genome and harbors:
- a CDS encoding YcaO-like family protein, with the protein product MQVHVVGDDPVREAVVAALGDVDVDITDGTPDDLVEARFAVVSDVAGSSTFERANEAARAGGTPWIAVEIGGVGGQPISTVDAAITGFAPRSGCFECLSARVAANDPESTERPSADRSTARLAGALAGRECVGVLSGDERSVIGHVVELPYRRRRILPVPRCDCDEDGRDRELERDDEVLDLETAVEHVETAIDDRVGIVSSIGEIESFPAPYYLATNADTSGLSDASAPTQAAGVADDWNAALMKAVGEGLERYCGGVYRDSEFVHASERDLESVISPSALVRPDDAPAYDPDAEHRWVPSENLLTGESVHLPAAAVQFPQPGDRLVPAITTGLGLGSSSVGALLSGLTEVVERDATMLAWYSTFDPLGLEVDDPTFDTLERRARSEGLTVTPLLVTQDIDLPVVAVAVHRDPSESAPDEIGSSDDAWPAFAVGSAADLDGTSAATAALEEAIQNWMELRNLGPDDADDASGAIGTYASYPAGARSFVDTDRTISADEVGPDPTPTGVEALEAVVERVNDVGLTPYAARLTTRDVEAIGFEAVRVVVPGAQPLFTGEAFFGERARSVPETMGFETRLERPFHPYP
- a CDS encoding DUF1918 domain-containing protein, which codes for MSFEEDDRVVLNDEHSEFDGETGTITQTMESMFGDVTYTISFEDGQEAGVPEDSLEAAADDDADESDE
- a CDS encoding Hsp20/alpha crystallin family protein is translated as MSRRSSPFDGLAELFDKLARQLETAARSWETEIDNRSRLDLSMGREATNLDLTDEGEEFIVTVDVPGYDRDDLDIRLTGETLSITGERERTEEHEAGEEMYIRRERELQSFNRHVRLPDPVDVDDVSATVNNGILTIKLPKLEFEGESHSINVE
- a CDS encoding DHH family phosphoesterase, translated to MSRAVELESTLESAESLAIVCHDNPDPDCLASALALETVARDLGIADVTIAYGGEISHQQNRAFVNMLAISLEPITDTDVGEYDCIAFVDHAQPGVNSDISADTIPDVIVDHHPGETPGATFEDIRTEYGATATIFVEYLRDLEIELTSRLASALLFALHRERLDFVREPTRREYEAALSVYPDADLEALEQLYGSAFSPGTIDAISRAIDSRERRGSSLVANVGKTSETDALPQAADYLLNLEGVDTVLVYGVVGSAIRMSARSIDPRVHMGETLSDGFGELCTVGGHHDMAGGRIELGIFADDMGDADQLIEFIDGRITRRFFDALNLDDER
- a CDS encoding ornithine cyclodeaminase family protein, producing the protein MTDTLFLTSSDVADLATPAEYVDAVRAGYRQRGNGAPAKPRSKFFRSDPGGMLTSYAAVLPETGAMGGYMYSAGFGAEDAWFMTPLFDATSGAPLALLDGASMNPFKTGAAGAVAVDELAREDADALAVIGSGAQARGQLRTTATVRAFSDVRVYSPTADHRESFAADFDDQLEATVRAVDSSTAAITGADVVITATRADDPVFDGSKLEAGTHVTAMGQYAPERCELDTTTIERATYVPDLRERATFDAGSFLAALDAGVVTEDHIHAELGEIVAGNARGRTSDDEITVFDSGGTGIETVAAAYMLYEKARAEGIGTEIAFEPASEALTGN
- a CDS encoding RNA-binding protein, with product MPQIPLHYVDLRTFCYATEDQKRVEQALRTFLPEEFEIDRTESEGHYGDRILVLSTRLEKADDVRYVLSRLADLETYETLIDELDERVTENTELFLRLDKQAAFEGDVRLGEGITFRGKVEAYPAKKEQAVENAEEVLTRLRDEK
- a CDS encoding type 1 glutamine amidotransferase domain-containing protein, encoding MTEALFVVSENGYWGEECTEPLETLSEAGVEITVATPSGGPPQIDEQSIDPDQVGEETASHVLDVHESDDRLNDPIPTARADAELYDAVVYPGGHGTEWDVNQDSDARRLLRETIEGDGTALVVCHAVGILAFARDSHGAFIVTGRDVTGFPNEWEEDTVDEDGRLPDGRKLPYWVEDEVIAAGGNWDAELESEASVTVDGDLITARGPESSTAAAETLREKLDR
- a CDS encoding SPFH domain-containing protein → MHPIALTARPLQLEVGDPLVIVGALALFLVIATVWSMVEIVDAYNRGALTVFGEYRKLLEPGLNVVPPFVSRVYTFDMRTQTIDVPSQEAITRDNSPVTADAVVYIRVMDAKRAFLEVDNYRRAVSNLAQTTLRAVIGDMELDDTLSRREMINERIRHELDEPTDEWGIRVESVEVREVTPSRDVKGAMEKQTSAERKRRAMILEAQGERRSAVEKAEGDKQSNIIRAQGEKQSQILEAQGDAISTVLRARSAESMGERAVIDKGMDALTDIGQSESTTFVLPQELSSMVGRYGKHLSGSDVQADGTDLESLEFDEETRELIGLDDISEMIGEIEDADVDVEAMEAEAQAIKEGEDVSDSPDDTVGTNR